The Daucus carota subsp. sativus chromosome 2, DH1 v3.0, whole genome shotgun sequence genome includes a window with the following:
- the LOC108206333 gene encoding phytanoyl-CoA dioxygenase produces the protein MGIGGNLSSDQLSFFNSQGYLVMESFSSPEEIESMRKRMEQLLNEFDPSSSASVFSTKNQQRTSDDYFYESAEKVSFFFEEKAFDDDGNLKQPKQLSINKVGHALHENEPVFKKVSCSNKMSSLLHSFGYKRPVIIQSMYIFKQPGIGGEVVPHQDNSFLITEPATCTGLWLALEDATITNGCLWAIPGSHKDGLVRKFIRDENGVHFDRPSPSYDQKDFIPIEVKAGTLVVIHGNLIHQSFENQSSTSRHAYSLHVVDTDGCKWAAENWIRRNVDPEPLYVS, from the exons ATGGGGATTGGTGGTAATCTTAGCTCCGACCAACTCAGCTTCTTCAACTCTCAGG GCTATTTAGTGATGGAATCTTTTTCAAGCCCAGAAGAGATAGAGTCCATGAGGAAGCGAATGGAGCAGTTGCTCAATGAATTTGATCCCTCCTCAAGTGCCTCTGTGTTCTCTACCAAGAACCAg CAACGTACTAGTGATGACTATTTCTATGAAAGTGCTGAAAAGGTTTCGTTTTTCTTTGAAG AAAAAGCTTTTGATGATGATGGTAACTTAAAGCAACCTAAGCAATTATCCATTAACAAAGTTGGTCATG CTTTACATGAGAATGAACCGGTGTTTAAGAAGGTCTCTTGCTCTAATAAAATGTCAAGCTTGCTGCACTCTTTTGGTTACAAGAGGCCAGTTATTATTCAGTCGATGTATATCTTCAAG cAACCAGGTATTGGGGGTGAAGTAGTACCACATCAGGACAACTCATTTCTTATTACCGAACCAGCGACTTGCACTGGGTTGTGGCTAGCTTTGGAAGATGCTACCATCACAAATGGTTGCCTATGGGCTATTCCTGGATCACACAAAG ATGGCCTTGTCAGGAAATTTATTAGAGATGAGAACGGGGTTCATTTCGATCGGCCCTCCCCATCCTATGACCAAAAGGATTTCATCCCCATTGAAGTGAAAGCTGGGACCTTGGTGGTTATTCATGGCAATCTTATTCATCAGAG TTTTGAAAATCAATCCTCAACGTCAAGACATGCTTACAGCCTGCATGTGGTGGATACTGATGGGTGCAAATGGGCTGCAGAAAATTG gaTTAGAAGAAATGTGGATCCGGAACCACTTTATGTTTCTTGA
- the LOC108207966 gene encoding protein C2-DOMAIN ABA-RELATED 7 gives MENMMGLLRIRVRRGMELVARDTTGSDPFVVVTMADQKLKTLVVKNHCSPEWNDDLTLSIKDLTTPIKLTVYDKDTFTVDDALGEADIDIKPYIECVKAGTEKLPDGSKIRSVSPNEENCLDTESAVVWNKGKITQDMVLRLKNVKSGKVEIQIEWIDVPGSKGLR, from the exons atggaGAATATGATGGGGCTTCTTCGGATTAGGGTGCGCAGAGGAATGGAGCTTGTTGCTCGTGATACAACTGGTAGTGATCCTTTTGTTGTCGTTACCATGGCTGATCAG AAACTGAAGACTCTTGTAGTCAAGAACCACTGCAGTCCTGAGTGGAATGATGATCTGACCCTCTCAATTAAGGATTTAACAACTCCAATCAAACTA ACAGTATATGACAAAGACACATTTACTGTGGACGATGCACTGGGGGAAGCTGATATTGACATAAAACCATATATAGAATGCGTAAAAGCAGGGACAGAAAAGCTTCCAGATGGTAGTAAAATCCGCAGTGTCTCACCCAACGAAGAAAACTGTCTTGATACTGAAAGTGCTGTTGTCTGGAACAAGGGGAAAATCACTCAAGACATGGTACTCAGACTGAAAAATGTTAAGAGCGGCAAAGTAGAGATCCAAATTGAATGGATTGATGTTCCAGGTAGTAAAGGTCTCAGGTAG
- the LOC108205888 gene encoding uncharacterized protein LOC108205888, with protein MASKPPIGSPWNPNPSRSLNPSSIIYNPFFIIHTTRTRFASFSCCSESPNNAPKKLSRPEKDPVAIGDDCLRKAHLKLVPARKKQALTFKSLFGKRALWRRILFASTKVRSIILLNVITLIYASDIPVLKEVEAIIDPATFTVVRFTLSAIPFIPFVLRARCDVQTRNAGVELGFWVSLGYLAQTLGLLTSDAGRASFLSMFTVIVVPLLDGILGAVVPAHTWFGALMSLTGVGLLESSGSPPTVGDLLNFLSAVFFGVHMLRTEHISRRTDKQNFLPLLGYEVCVVAVFSILWYIFGGWVSGGEIINPSSWTWAEFCNWMVMFPWVPALYTGVLSTGICLWVEMTAMCDVSATEAAIIYGLEPVWGAGFAWFLLGERWGVSGWIGAALVLGGSLMVQILGASSASLSEKNKVIGKIADPMVIFEKQSNLSASPIVVSSRKNTLNKKL; from the exons ATGGCTTCAAAGCCCCCAATTGGATCCCCATGGAACCCAAACCCATCAAGATCTTTAAATCCCTCTTCAATTATATACAACCCTTTCTTTATTATTCACACCACCCGGACCCGGTTTGCATCCTTCTCTTGCTGCAGTGAGTCTCCTAATAATGCGCCAAAGAAGTTGAGCAGACCCGAAAAAGACCCGGTTGCAATTGGGGATGATTGTTTGAGAAAAGCCCATTTGAAGTTAGTTCCAGCTAGAAAGAAACAAGCACTTACTTTTAAGTCTTTGTTTGGAAAGAGGGCTTTGTGGAGAAGGATACTCTTTGCTTCCACGAAAGTTAGAAGCATCATTTTGCTTAATGTCATCACTCTCATCTatg CTAGTGACATACCAGTTCTCAAAGAGGTTGAAGCAATCATTGACCCTGCCACCTTCACTGTTGTCAGATTTACGCTTTCAGCCATTCCCTTCATCCCATTTGTGTTACGAGCAAGATGTGATGTTCAGACCCGAAATGCTGGGGTAGAGTTGGGATTCTGGGTCAGTTTAGGCTATCTTGCACAAACACTTGGACTTCTTACATCTGATGCTGGACGTGCATCCTTTCTTTCTATGTTTACA GTAATTGTAGTTCCGTTGCTTGATGGTATATTAGGAGCAGTAGTTCCTGCTCATACATGGTTTGGAGCGCTCATGTCTCTTACAGGTGTTGGCTTGCTGGAATCCAGTGGATCGCCTCCAACA GTTGGAGATCTATTAAACTTTTTAAGTGCAGTGTTTTTTGGAGTCCATATGCTTCGAACTGAGCATATCTCTAGACGCACTGACAAACAAAACTTTTTACCACTCCTTGGTTATGAG GTGTGTGTTGTTGCTGTATTTTCAATTTTGTGGTATATTTTTGGTGGCTGGGTTTCTGGTGGTGAAATAATAAATCCGTCATCCTGGACATGGGCTGAGTTCTGTAATTGGATGGTTATGTTTCCATGGGTACCTGCTCTGTATACTGGAGTATTGTCTACTGGGATATGCTTGTGGGTGGAG aTGACTGCAATGTGTGACGTGTCTGCTACGGAAGCTGCAATTATATATGGTTTGGAGCCAGTATGGGGTGCTGGCTTTGCATGGTTTCTTCTTGGTGAACGTTGGGGCGTCTCTGGCTGGATTGGCGCTGCTCTGGTGCTAG GTGGAAGTTTGATGGTGCAGATACTCGGGGCTTCCTCTGCTAGTTTATCAGAAAAGAACAAGGTGATCGGCAAGATAGCAGATCCCATGGTGATATTCGAGAAACAGAGCAATCTTTCTGCATCCCCCATTGTTGTTAGCTCCAGGAAGAACACACTGAATAAAAAGCTCTGA
- the LOC108206672 gene encoding kirola, translating to MSSLSGKLVSSIEINSCSDVFHDIFRHRPHQISEMSPTKIKACDLHEGDWGTVGSVIFWNYTHDGKEKVAKEIIESIDEEKKSVKFKVVEGDLLELYKSFSLTCHVDTDGEKNLVTWTLEYEKLNESVEDPHTLMEFCLHVTKDIEAHHA from the exons ATGAGTAGTCTAAGTGGGAAGCTGGTGAGTTCAATTGAGATCAACTCCTGCTCAGATGTATTTCATGACATCTTTCGACACAGGCCACACCAGATCTCAGAGATGAGTCCTACTAAAATCAAGGCCTGCGATCTCCATGAAGGTGACTGGGGAACTGTTGGTTCCGTCATCTTTTGGAACTACacccatg ATGGAAAGGAGAAGGTTGCTAAAGAGATAATAGAATCAATTGATGAGGAGAAGAAGTCTGTGAAGTTCAAGGTTGTAGAAGGAGATCTGTTGGAGCTGTACAAGAGCTTTTCGCTTACCTGTCATGTGGATACCGACGGGGAAAAGAATTTGGTGACCTGGACTCTGGAATACGAGAAGCTGAATGAGAGCGTGGAGGATCCGCACACATTGATGGAGTTTTGCCTCCATGTCACCAAAGATATTGAGGCTCACCACGCCTGA